In Vibrio sp. NTOU-M3, the following proteins share a genomic window:
- a CDS encoding cation diffusion facilitator family transporter codes for MCARTSLNEKRILTVSALLASGFAVGGLVLGLLVGSLVIVFDGAYSLVSLLLTLLSLAVSRYIQKPSQHHFPFGKAVLQPVVIAIKGAVILSVVGYSLYSAVLAMFSGGREVDASIATLFGIINVIGCGYAWWYIAKTSKRFSSGLIVAESKQWQMDTLLSVAVTLGFIAAWLVTLSPWAHYSVYADPMMMILMSFYFIKVPFDMLKGAVRELLMMAPSKEIRRTVKQEVSALDSQVSQHIELAGVTKVGQELRVNLDVYTKDDNVEVAELDKARRVLKDKLSKLSLDLHLTMNIAN; via the coding sequence ATGTGTGCCAGGACAAGCTTAAATGAAAAACGAATCCTTACCGTCTCAGCCCTTTTAGCTTCTGGGTTTGCGGTTGGAGGGCTTGTGCTCGGTCTACTCGTTGGTTCTCTGGTTATTGTTTTCGACGGCGCTTATTCGCTCGTCAGTTTACTGTTAACTTTATTGTCGCTCGCCGTTTCTCGTTATATCCAAAAGCCTAGCCAACATCATTTTCCTTTCGGTAAGGCCGTACTTCAGCCTGTCGTCATTGCGATTAAAGGGGCGGTTATTCTCTCAGTGGTTGGCTATTCGCTTTACTCTGCGGTTTTAGCCATGTTTAGCGGCGGTCGTGAGGTCGATGCGTCTATCGCGACATTGTTTGGCATCATTAATGTTATCGGTTGTGGTTACGCATGGTGGTACATTGCCAAAACCTCTAAACGCTTTTCTTCAGGATTAATTGTTGCTGAATCAAAACAGTGGCAAATGGATACGCTATTAAGTGTTGCTGTGACACTTGGCTTTATTGCCGCTTGGTTGGTCACGTTATCACCATGGGCACACTATTCTGTTTATGCCGATCCAATGATGATGATTCTAATGTCGTTTTACTTTATTAAAGTCCCTTTCGACATGTTAAAAGGCGCAGTGCGTGAACTCTTGATGATGGCACCAAGCAAAGAGATTCGCCGTACAGTTAAGCAAGAGGTATCAGCTTTGGATAGTCAGGTTTCTCAACACATTGAGCTTGCGGGCGTAACGAAAGTTGGTCAAGAGCTAAGAGTTAACTTGGATGTATACACTAAAGATGACAACGTTGAGGTTGCTGAGTTAGATAAAGCGCGTCGAGTGTTAAAAGACAAGCTATCGAAACTCTCACTTGATTTGCATCTAACGATGAACATTGCCAATTAG
- a CDS encoding LysR family transcriptional regulator — MNLSQIEAFCHVADTGSVSEAARQLECNRTKLSMAIKALEKELGIELFVRSGNHLVLSEAGKAIYKDCESLSVTSSRIRQTCAQASGEFNAELWIARDDSLPDDMWLDLAHRLNDQFPATSVNIVLASSGDLANLVATHQVDYAFGVDYERIDDPQLTYHPLGKIRMMSVCKSGHPLTQLRRVSDEDLRKQLQAVMVYLNEKDNPELQPMSLRHIGFSSFDYMLNTILAEDAWGVLPEPLIRHYLRQQQLAVIKHTYGLTQEDYCMFTASGRAEHPGVSWLADRLNEYLFDF; from the coding sequence ATGAACCTTTCTCAAATCGAAGCGTTTTGTCATGTTGCAGATACTGGCTCAGTGTCAGAAGCAGCACGCCAACTTGAATGTAACCGTACCAAGCTCAGCATGGCAATTAAAGCACTGGAAAAAGAACTAGGTATCGAACTTTTTGTTCGTTCTGGGAACCACCTAGTACTTTCAGAGGCAGGAAAGGCCATTTACAAAGATTGCGAAAGTTTATCGGTAACCTCATCAAGAATTCGACAAACTTGTGCGCAAGCTTCTGGAGAGTTCAACGCCGAGCTATGGATAGCACGTGATGACTCATTACCTGATGACATGTGGCTAGATTTAGCGCACCGCCTTAACGATCAATTTCCCGCCACATCCGTCAACATTGTTCTGGCATCAAGTGGTGATTTAGCCAACCTAGTGGCCACTCACCAAGTCGATTATGCATTTGGTGTTGACTACGAAAGAATTGACGACCCTCAACTCACCTATCACCCATTAGGTAAGATCCGAATGATGTCGGTGTGCAAATCAGGGCACCCACTGACTCAGTTAAGACGAGTCTCTGATGAAGATTTACGCAAGCAATTACAGGCTGTGATGGTTTATCTGAACGAAAAAGACAATCCTGAACTTCAACCGATGTCCCTGAGACACATCGGTTTTTCAAGCTTCGATTACATGTTGAATACCATTCTTGCGGAAGACGCGTGGGGAGTATTGCCTGAGCCCCTTATTCGTCATTACCTTCGCCAGCAACAACTCGCTGTAATTAAACACACTTATGGTTTGACTCAAGAGGACTACTGCATGTTCACGGCATCAGGGCGTGCGGAACACCCGGGCGTCTCTTGGTTAGCGGATCGTTTAAACGAATATCTGTTTGATTTTTAG
- a CDS encoding class I SAM-dependent methyltransferase, with amino-acid sequence MATNWDEYAAEWEANQATHTYAESAFDSLTKAVSIEGKHVLDFGCGTGLMSQKLAPFAKDIVALDSSEAMIEKLDDKQLENVEPVVDVLSRGLVALHPAFRKQFDLIVASSVCGFLPNYSDVMDIVYSLLDEGGQFVQWDWLAENDSEGLTANKIERVLSSVGFNEVTISTPFEIETPEGKLKVVMGVGTK; translated from the coding sequence ATGGCGACAAACTGGGACGAATACGCTGCGGAATGGGAAGCGAATCAAGCAACGCACACATATGCTGAGAGTGCATTCGATTCGTTAACTAAAGCAGTCAGTATTGAAGGTAAACACGTTCTAGATTTTGGTTGTGGTACGGGTCTAATGAGTCAGAAATTGGCTCCGTTTGCCAAAGATATTGTGGCTCTTGATAGCTCTGAAGCAATGATTGAGAAGTTAGACGACAAGCAGTTAGAAAACGTCGAACCTGTTGTTGATGTGCTTTCTCGTGGGTTAGTTGCACTTCATCCTGCGTTTCGTAAACAATTTGACCTAATTGTTGCTTCGTCCGTTTGTGGTTTTTTACCCAATTACTCTGATGTTATGGATATCGTTTATTCTTTGCTCGATGAAGGCGGTCAGTTTGTACAGTGGGATTGGTTAGCTGAAAATGACAGCGAAGGACTGACAGCAAATAAGATTGAGCGTGTGCTTTCAAGTGTGGGTTTCAACGAGGTGACTATTTCAACTCCGTTTGAAATTGAAACTCCGGAAGGCAAACTAAAAGTAGTGATGGGTGTTGGTACCAAATAA
- a CDS encoding acetoacetate--CoA ligase, giving the protein MPNTQPLWTPSRSRIETSNLYQFIQHINMQGEAISDFNELHQWSIDSKKEFWLEIWQYCDVIGFKGDCIHGEGIAKWGQFYSSRDTIWFPQAQLNYAENLLSYAFQEPERTAIWFKNERGQSRKLTWQQLCDQVSILQQWLKQNGVEKGDVVAGYLPYLPETVVAMLATTSLGAIWTSTSPDFGVESVIERFGQVQPKILFCCNGYSFNGKSFDMVEKNRQLADALSSIQNTCQIDYLQATPQDAFYNETFSDWEAILASYIPRGLRYERVGFNDPLFVLYSSGTTGKPKCIVHSVGGITLNHLKEHQLHCDIQPSDSVFYYTTCGWMMWNWHVSALASGATLIIYDGSPMYPMPGVLWELAQEANVSLFGTSAKYLETLQKVNYSPSQYYALPHLKTLCSTGSVLYPEQFDFVYANIKADLHLASISGGTDICGCFVLGNPISPVFRGECQGFGLGMDVQVFDESGHSIREKRGELICANSFPNQPIGFWHDDGERYHQAYWDKFENAWHHGDDVELSPNSGMIFYGRSDTTLNPGGVRIGTSEIYQQVNQFDAVRDSIAVGQAYQGDERIVLFVALNNQQKLTTELSAQIKAQLKAHCSPRHVPAEIYAVSDIPKTKSGKLVELAVKQVIHGKEVQNKGAIANPEILDEIAQLFI; this is encoded by the coding sequence CGAGCTGCACCAATGGTCTATAGATTCAAAAAAAGAGTTTTGGTTAGAAATTTGGCAATATTGCGATGTGATTGGCTTTAAAGGCGACTGCATCCATGGAGAAGGCATTGCTAAATGGGGTCAATTTTATTCAAGCCGTGATACCATTTGGTTTCCACAAGCCCAGCTCAACTACGCGGAAAACCTACTTTCATATGCCTTCCAAGAGCCTGAACGAACAGCTATCTGGTTTAAAAACGAACGGGGACAAAGCCGAAAGCTGACATGGCAACAGTTGTGTGATCAGGTCTCGATTCTTCAACAATGGCTAAAGCAAAATGGGGTTGAAAAAGGTGATGTCGTCGCGGGTTACCTCCCCTACTTACCAGAAACGGTTGTCGCGATGCTCGCCACGACAAGCCTTGGTGCGATTTGGACATCAACATCTCCTGATTTTGGTGTCGAGAGCGTCATCGAGCGTTTTGGCCAAGTTCAGCCAAAAATCCTCTTCTGTTGTAATGGTTACTCTTTCAATGGGAAGTCATTTGATATGGTGGAAAAAAATCGTCAGCTTGCTGATGCCCTTTCCAGTATCCAAAACACCTGTCAAATCGACTACCTACAGGCCACACCACAAGATGCATTTTACAATGAAACATTTTCAGACTGGGAAGCCATACTGGCTAGCTATATCCCACGCGGATTAAGGTACGAACGTGTTGGGTTTAATGATCCTCTGTTTGTACTTTACTCCTCTGGAACAACGGGTAAACCCAAATGCATCGTTCATTCTGTTGGAGGAATCACCCTTAATCACTTGAAAGAACATCAACTTCATTGTGATATTCAACCCTCAGACTCCGTGTTTTATTACACAACATGTGGCTGGATGATGTGGAACTGGCATGTCTCGGCTCTTGCCAGCGGAGCGACACTTATTATTTATGACGGAAGCCCAATGTATCCAATGCCCGGCGTATTGTGGGAACTGGCGCAAGAAGCTAATGTCAGCTTGTTTGGCACATCAGCGAAATATCTCGAGACGCTACAAAAAGTCAATTATTCACCCAGCCAGTATTATGCCTTACCGCACTTAAAAACGTTATGCTCTACTGGCTCAGTACTTTATCCAGAACAATTTGATTTTGTGTACGCCAATATCAAAGCGGATCTCCACTTAGCCTCTATTTCTGGCGGTACAGACATTTGCGGCTGCTTTGTCCTCGGTAATCCAATCTCTCCGGTATTTCGTGGGGAATGCCAAGGCTTTGGACTGGGTATGGATGTGCAGGTATTCGACGAAAGCGGTCATTCTATTCGAGAAAAACGAGGAGAGCTCATTTGTGCCAATAGTTTTCCTAATCAACCTATCGGGTTTTGGCATGATGATGGTGAACGCTATCATCAAGCGTATTGGGATAAGTTTGAAAACGCATGGCATCACGGAGACGATGTCGAGCTTTCACCTAACTCAGGGATGATTTTCTATGGGCGAAGTGATACCACTTTGAACCCTGGTGGTGTACGAATCGGAACATCAGAAATCTACCAACAGGTAAATCAATTCGACGCTGTGCGAGATTCAATCGCAGTTGGACAAGCGTATCAAGGGGATGAGCGTATTGTGTTGTTTGTTGCTTTGAACAACCAACAAAAGCTAACCACAGAACTCTCTGCTCAAATAAAAGCACAACTTAAAGCGCATTGTTCACCTCGGCACGTTCCCGCAGAAATATACGCCGTTAGTGATATCCCTAAAACAAAATCCGGCAAATTGGTTGAACTGGCGGTAAAGCAAGTGATCCATGGAAAAGAAGTACAGAACAAAGGCGCAATTGCCAACCCGGAAATATTGGATGAAATTGCGCAACTGTTTATATGA